One genomic segment of Brevibacillus laterosporus LMG 15441 includes these proteins:
- a CDS encoding sugar-binding transcriptional regulator, protein MDWAEKRELVRVAKLYYFQGLTQAEISKKIGVSRPVISKLLQKAKDAGIVEIIIKDETVNVVEIEQKLEEMFSLDEAIVVPANGIENQELIKQLVAKEAAMHLSKLAKNVKSIGLSWGTTLYHMVNEYPYERNPEMMVYPLVGGTGRKHVEIHSNQLAYELSKRMGANCEFLYAPALVETVDLKEQILQSESIRVLLDQIRKVEIALLGIGFLEESTLFNMGYLKEEEMEELKQNQAVGDIGSRFIDKDGKQIQIPLNNRVIGIDLPDLFQIPTVIAVATGLAKVTAIRAALRGGYFHKLFVDERTARELIATSDDKGNSEE, encoded by the coding sequence ATGGATTGGGCTGAGAAAAGGGAACTCGTGCGTGTCGCTAAACTATATTATTTTCAAGGACTAACCCAAGCAGAAATCTCTAAAAAGATCGGGGTTTCCCGCCCTGTAATATCCAAACTCCTACAAAAAGCAAAAGATGCTGGAATTGTAGAGATCATTATTAAAGATGAGACTGTAAACGTAGTGGAGATTGAACAAAAGCTAGAAGAAATGTTTTCTTTAGATGAAGCTATTGTTGTGCCTGCGAACGGAATAGAGAATCAGGAATTAATCAAGCAGCTAGTAGCTAAGGAAGCAGCCATGCATCTATCTAAATTGGCTAAAAACGTCAAAAGCATCGGATTATCATGGGGAACTACCCTCTATCATATGGTAAATGAATACCCGTACGAACGAAATCCAGAAATGATGGTGTACCCTCTAGTTGGAGGGACAGGACGAAAGCACGTGGAAATCCATTCTAACCAATTAGCCTATGAGCTCTCAAAACGAATGGGTGCAAACTGTGAATTTTTATATGCGCCGGCGTTGGTAGAAACAGTTGATCTCAAGGAACAAATTCTACAATCAGAATCCATTCGCGTTTTACTAGATCAAATTCGCAAGGTGGAAATTGCCCTGTTAGGAATCGGTTTTCTGGAAGAATCAACATTGTTTAACATGGGATATTTAAAAGAAGAGGAAATGGAAGAGCTAAAGCAAAATCAAGCTGTAGGGGATATAGGCTCCCGCTTTATCGACAAGGATGGCAAACAGATTCAGATACCGTTGAACAATCGCGTTATTGGGATTGACCTGCCCGATTTATTTCAAATTCCCACTGTTATTGCAGTGGCGACTGGGTTAGCGAAAGTGACAGCAATTAGAGCTGCTTTACGTGGTGGTTATTTCCATAAATTATTTGTAGATGAGCGCACAGCTAGAGAATTAATTGCTACATCTGATGATAAAGGCAACAGTGAGGAGTAA
- a CDS encoding polyprenyl synthetase family protein, with product MNLVDIYMQVKSDVSYIERELERAINPESRELYQSSTHLLKAGGKRIRPVFVLLAGKFGDYNVQNLSQVAVPLELIHMATLVHDDVVDDANKRRGRDTVRTKWDNRVAMYSGNYILARALGIVTQLPNPAIHQILSKAIVEMCKGEIEQVRDLGNWNQGLRNYLRRIKRKTALLIAISCQLGAVATNASADVVRRMYHFGYNVGMAFQITDDILDFTGTEKQLGKPAGSDLRQGNVTLPALYSAYQGSTKDVFQEWIRKGDINSRIEQAIPLIHQGEGIAYSQALAERYLKRAKLALVDLPASPTKKSLLQIADYIGGRKF from the coding sequence ATGAATCTGGTCGATATCTATATGCAAGTAAAAAGTGATGTTTCATATATCGAACGAGAACTGGAACGAGCCATTAATCCAGAGTCTCGTGAACTCTACCAATCTTCTACCCATCTTCTGAAGGCAGGCGGAAAGCGAATCCGCCCTGTCTTTGTGTTGCTAGCGGGGAAATTTGGCGATTATAATGTGCAAAATTTATCTCAAGTAGCTGTACCGCTTGAGCTTATTCATATGGCTACACTTGTTCATGATGATGTGGTGGATGATGCAAACAAGCGCCGAGGCAGAGACACCGTACGCACGAAATGGGACAATCGAGTGGCGATGTATTCTGGAAACTACATACTAGCAAGAGCTTTAGGTATCGTAACGCAATTACCTAATCCAGCGATCCATCAAATTCTCTCCAAAGCTATTGTGGAGATGTGTAAAGGAGAGATTGAGCAAGTTCGTGATTTGGGGAATTGGAATCAGGGCTTGCGCAATTATCTCCGCCGGATTAAACGCAAAACAGCGCTTTTAATTGCGATTAGCTGTCAGCTTGGCGCAGTTGCGACTAATGCATCGGCAGATGTCGTGCGCCGTATGTATCATTTTGGGTATAATGTTGGAATGGCTTTTCAAATTACAGATGATATCCTAGATTTTACAGGAACAGAAAAACAGCTAGGTAAGCCGGCGGGAAGTGACTTACGTCAAGGAAACGTCACTTTGCCAGCTCTTTATAGCGCTTATCAGGGCAGTACAAAGGATGTCTTTCAGGAGTGGATTCGTAAGGGTGATATCAACTCTCGTATTGAACAGGCAATTCCGCTGATTCATCAGGGAGAAGGAATTGCTTATTCACAAGCGTTGGCTGAACGCTATCTAAAAAGAGCAAAACTAGCATTAGTAGATCTGCCTGCATCACCGACCAAAAAATCATTACTACAAATTGCTGATTATATTGGTGGGCGTAAATTTTAA
- a CDS encoding UbiX family flavin prenyltransferase — translation MKKMKLGVGITGASGAKYGIRLVEELLRAGHTVHLMITEAGWQVFHDELDFAPAVDERETFLQGYFKKYSAGELHYWTLRDFNCPMASGSYNSDGMIIIPCSMGTLSGIAHGASGNLLERCADVMIKEGRKLVLVPRETPFNALHLENMLKLSRIGVKILPAMPGFYQRPQTLDDLVNFVVGKALDQLDVENHLFTRWGEGHE, via the coding sequence ATGAAAAAGATGAAACTAGGTGTAGGCATAACAGGAGCAAGTGGTGCCAAATATGGAATTCGACTAGTTGAAGAATTGCTAAGAGCTGGACATACGGTTCACTTGATGATAACAGAAGCTGGTTGGCAGGTTTTTCATGATGAATTGGATTTTGCACCTGCTGTGGATGAACGTGAGACGTTTTTACAAGGGTATTTTAAGAAATACTCCGCAGGCGAGCTTCATTATTGGACGCTGCGAGATTTTAATTGTCCGATGGCAAGTGGCTCGTATAATAGTGATGGGATGATTATTATCCCATGTTCGATGGGAACACTTTCGGGTATTGCTCACGGTGCTTCCGGCAATTTATTAGAACGCTGTGCTGATGTAATGATTAAAGAGGGACGCAAGCTCGTGCTGGTCCCACGTGAAACACCCTTTAACGCGCTACATCTAGAGAATATGCTGAAACTAAGCCGTATCGGAGTTAAGATTCTCCCTGCGATGCCTGGTTTCTATCAACGCCCGCAAACACTTGATGACCTAGTGAATTTCGTGGTTGGCAAAGCACTTGACCAACTTGATGTGGAAAATCATTTGTTTACGAGATGGGGAGAGGGCCATGAGTAA
- a CDS encoding UbiA-like polyprenyltransferase, producing MVFSKVKIILEMIKFEHSIFALPFAFIGAVLGNIIIEGTWPTWGEIFWVTIAMVAARSAAMSLNRLIDRVIDAKNPRTAKRAIPAGLLSVTEVLLFIIVSFLVLFVAAWQLNPLAVKLLPLAVFVLVLYSYCKRFTWLCHFILGVALGFGPLGGWIATTGQVNGTAMLLFFTVMIWTAGFDIIYACQDTEFDVKEGLYSVPSRFGIKNALIIARLCHLLTILGLLLMYMTTNLSVWFLVGIIAGAAILLYEHSQVKHNDLSKIEIAFFAMNGIFSVVICCFTVLDLVIL from the coding sequence ATGGTCTTTAGTAAAGTGAAAATCATTCTCGAAATGATTAAATTTGAACATAGTATTTTTGCGTTGCCATTTGCTTTTATTGGGGCAGTACTAGGCAATATCATTATAGAAGGTACATGGCCTACCTGGGGTGAAATCTTCTGGGTTACGATAGCGATGGTAGCGGCAAGAAGCGCAGCGATGTCACTAAATCGGTTGATAGACCGTGTCATTGATGCAAAAAACCCGCGAACAGCGAAGCGTGCCATTCCGGCAGGATTGCTGTCTGTCACGGAAGTGCTTCTTTTTATTATTGTTTCTTTCTTGGTCTTATTCGTTGCTGCATGGCAACTAAACCCATTAGCAGTTAAGCTTTTACCACTTGCAGTCTTTGTATTAGTCTTATATTCCTATTGCAAACGATTTACGTGGCTCTGCCATTTTATCTTAGGTGTAGCCCTTGGGTTCGGGCCCTTGGGCGGTTGGATTGCAACCACAGGTCAAGTAAATGGAACTGCAATGCTACTGTTCTTTACAGTCATGATCTGGACAGCCGGTTTTGATATTATTTATGCTTGTCAGGATACAGAGTTCGATGTTAAAGAAGGTCTCTACTCTGTCCCTAGTCGGTTTGGAATTAAGAATGCACTGATAATTGCTCGCCTCTGTCATTTGTTAACCATTCTAGGTCTTCTCTTGATGTATATGACGACTAATCTATCCGTATGGTTTCTTGTCGGCATTATTGCTGGGGCAGCGATTTTACTCTATGAGCACAGTCAAGTTAAACATAACGACCTGTCTAAAATTGAAATTGCTTTCTTTGCAATGAATGGTATTTTTAGCGTAGTGATATGCTGCTTTACTGTTCTGGACTTGGTGATTCTATGA
- a CDS encoding heptaprenyl diphosphate synthase component 1 codes for MGTDRNAYSQELKAIIEEIQGRIQQTYIQQYVDVPAMAENRLALLFFFLHENGFTKERAHLLSVATGFVQLGIDTHETVRNHYEKTLVSERNRQLTVLAGDFYSSLYYNILADANEIEAIQVLAVGNQLAHETKMKLYIAQKENKLTQETYLSLRKKIDTALYVAFVDKYAKNDSVREFWTSLFEQTSAFEQLIGEWEQLQWQEQAPNGLTQFLLQKPGSTIANAVEMIEGKVMELLHICEQLIVTLKSGDTQSELAWMTSRYTNRVQRLKRAEEM; via the coding sequence ATGGGCACAGATCGAAATGCATATTCACAGGAATTAAAAGCTATCATCGAAGAAATTCAAGGTCGAATACAACAAACATATATTCAACAATATGTGGATGTCCCAGCTATGGCTGAAAATCGACTCGCTCTCTTATTCTTCTTTTTACATGAGAACGGCTTCACAAAAGAACGAGCTCATCTACTCTCGGTAGCGACTGGGTTCGTACAATTGGGCATTGATACACATGAAACCGTACGGAATCATTATGAAAAAACGCTGGTTTCCGAACGTAATAGACAGTTAACCGTTTTAGCGGGGGATTTCTACAGTAGTCTTTACTATAATATACTCGCTGACGCTAATGAGATTGAAGCAATTCAAGTTTTGGCTGTAGGTAACCAGCTTGCTCACGAAACGAAAATGAAGCTATATATTGCTCAGAAAGAAAATAAATTGACACAGGAGACGTATCTTAGCTTGCGCAAAAAGATTGATACGGCTCTTTATGTAGCTTTTGTAGACAAATATGCAAAAAATGACTCTGTACGCGAATTTTGGACCAGCTTATTTGAACAGACCTCAGCCTTTGAACAACTGATCGGGGAATGGGAGCAGTTACAATGGCAAGAGCAAGCTCCAAACGGCTTGACACAATTTTTGCTACAGAAGCCAGGCTCAACAATCGCCAATGCAGTCGAAATGATTGAAGGGAAAGTCATGGAATTATTGCATATCTGTGAGCAATTGATCGTTACCTTAAAATCGGGCGACACACAAAGCGAGTTAGCGTGGATGACTTCCCGCTATACCAATCGCGTACAACGGTTAAAGCGGGCAGAGGAGATGTAG
- the ndk gene encoding nucleoside-diphosphate kinase translates to MEKTFIMVKPDGVQRNLVGEIVARFEKKGFALVGAKLMNVSREKAEEHYAEHKERPFFGELVDFITSGPVFAMVWEGDKVISTARNMMGKTNPADAAPGTIRGDYAVSVGMNIIHGSDSAESAEREIGLWFSKDEIVSVEKTIARWI, encoded by the coding sequence ATGGAAAAAACTTTTATCATGGTAAAGCCAGACGGCGTACAACGTAATCTTGTAGGAGAGATCGTTGCCCGTTTTGAGAAAAAAGGCTTTGCTTTGGTTGGCGCTAAACTAATGAATGTGAGCCGTGAAAAAGCGGAAGAGCATTATGCTGAACATAAAGAGCGTCCATTCTTTGGTGAATTAGTAGACTTCATTACTTCTGGTCCTGTATTTGCAATGGTATGGGAAGGCGACAAGGTGATTAGCACTGCCCGTAACATGATGGGGAAAACGAACCCAGCAGATGCAGCACCTGGTACGATCCGTGGTGATTACGCAGTATCTGTAGGCATGAATATCATTCACGGTTCTGATTCTGCTGAAAGTGCAGAGCGTGAAATTGGTCTTTGGTTCTCAAAGGATGAAATCGTTTCCGTAGAAAAAACGATCGCTCGTTGGATCTAA
- a CDS encoding demethylmenaquinone methyltransferase, which yields MNTNGQPSKAEYVHSVFESIANEYDRMNNVISFGSHSSWRKYTMNQMQVKPGDACLDVACGTGDWTISLAKTVGPTGKVIGLDFSQNMLNVGAYKVEKEGLSQVQLVNADAMKMPFEDNTFDFVTIGFALRNVPDVQTVLNEMTRVVKPGGKVVSLEVSKPPFIPYRKLFYLYFYKMLPIVAKMVVNKYEEYAWLPQSLTNFPDSKELAEMFRRAGLDHVQVKLFMGGVSALHIGTKNP from the coding sequence TTGAACACAAATGGACAACCATCGAAGGCGGAATATGTACATTCCGTTTTTGAGAGCATCGCGAATGAATATGACCGTATGAATAATGTCATCAGCTTTGGCAGCCATTCATCATGGCGCAAGTATACGATGAACCAAATGCAGGTGAAGCCAGGAGATGCTTGTCTGGATGTTGCATGCGGGACTGGCGATTGGACAATTAGCTTGGCCAAAACAGTAGGTCCTACTGGGAAAGTAATAGGGCTTGATTTTAGTCAAAATATGTTGAATGTAGGAGCGTACAAGGTCGAAAAGGAAGGGCTAAGTCAAGTGCAATTAGTGAATGCTGATGCCATGAAAATGCCCTTTGAAGATAATACGTTTGATTTTGTTACGATTGGATTTGCCCTACGCAACGTGCCCGATGTACAAACGGTGCTTAACGAGATGACACGCGTTGTAAAGCCAGGGGGCAAGGTTGTGTCTTTAGAGGTATCGAAGCCACCATTTATCCCATATCGTAAGCTATTTTATCTTTATTTCTATAAAATGCTACCAATTGTTGCTAAAATGGTAGTTAATAAGTATGAAGAATACGCTTGGTTACCTCAGTCCCTTACGAATTTTCCTGACAGTAAAGAGCTGGCTGAGATGTTTAGAAGAGCGGGGCTTGATCATGTACAGGTAAAATTGTTTATGGGCGGTGTCTCTGCCCTGCATATTGGTACGAAAAATCCATAG
- a CDS encoding CheR family methyltransferase gives MEDKDFLQFIALIKKKTGIDLALYKEAQMKRRLTSLRIKRGYNSFVAYFEALNKDLDLFYEFLDRMTINVSEFFRNPGRWETLENKILPRLYAESRRLKVWSAACSTGEEPYTLSLVLKRKQLLASSSILASDIDEGALAKAKQGVYLERSLQDCPKDLLQKYFHKDQLTYRLDQEIKNAVNFKKHNLLAESFDTGFDLIICRNVLIYFTEEAKHELYQKFSRALRPGGVLFVGSTEQIFQPQQYQFEVEDTFFYKKTL, from the coding sequence GTGGAGGATAAAGACTTCTTGCAATTTATTGCACTGATTAAAAAGAAAACAGGGATTGATCTAGCGTTATATAAAGAAGCACAAATGAAACGCAGATTAACCTCATTACGAATCAAGCGGGGATATAACAGCTTTGTCGCGTATTTTGAGGCCCTGAATAAAGATTTGGATTTATTTTACGAATTCTTGGATCGGATGACAATAAATGTTTCAGAGTTTTTCCGAAATCCAGGCAGATGGGAGACGCTCGAAAATAAAATTTTGCCAAGATTATATGCAGAATCCCGTCGTTTGAAGGTGTGGAGCGCAGCGTGTTCGACTGGAGAAGAACCGTATACACTGTCACTTGTGTTAAAAAGAAAGCAATTACTAGCGTCCTCTAGCATCCTTGCTAGCGATATTGACGAGGGAGCGCTGGCGAAAGCGAAGCAGGGTGTATATTTGGAGCGTTCCTTACAGGATTGCCCTAAAGATTTATTACAGAAATATTTTCATAAGGACCAGCTTACTTATCGTTTAGATCAAGAAATTAAAAATGCCGTGAACTTTAAAAAGCATAATCTGCTTGCGGAGTCGTTTGATACAGGCTTTGATCTAATTATTTGCCGAAATGTCTTGATTTATTTTACAGAAGAAGCGAAGCATGAATTATATCAAAAGTTTAGTCGTGCCCTACGCCCTGGCGGCGTATTGTTTGTGGGAAGCACAGAGCAAATTTTCCAGCCGCAACAATATCAGTTTGAAGTAGAAGATACGTTTTTTTACAAAAAAACACTGTAA
- a CDS encoding menaquinone biosynthesis protein, whose protein sequence is MSKRQLQVGQILYTNTLPVYFYVNLDRFLGKADFIQQYPAQLNKAMADGIIDVGPISSFSYAEHEDQYVLMPDVCVGAKGPVGSIFLFSKRPIDQLDQARIALTNTSATSVNLLRVILEKFKGMSLEYTTMRPDIKSMMEEHDAALLIGDEAILARQQDLGYYVYDLGQLWYEHTGYPMTFAVWAIRREAVETHGKLLHQLHEEFVRSKNKSHADCSEIVQYAHQHFGGDVSFWEGYFTGLIHDFTQEQIMGLEHYYACTADLGLLPKPVKVAFWATDNITTMSTS, encoded by the coding sequence ATGAGTAAAAGACAACTACAGGTCGGACAAATCTTATATACAAACACGCTTCCTGTCTATTTTTATGTAAATTTAGACCGCTTTTTGGGGAAAGCTGATTTTATCCAGCAATATCCTGCACAATTAAATAAAGCTATGGCAGATGGGATCATTGACGTAGGTCCTATATCCTCCTTCAGCTACGCGGAACATGAAGATCAATATGTGCTAATGCCAGATGTATGTGTTGGTGCTAAAGGTCCTGTAGGTTCTATTTTCTTATTTAGTAAACGTCCGATTGATCAACTGGATCAAGCTCGTATTGCATTAACGAATACCTCTGCCACCTCTGTTAATTTGTTGCGGGTAATATTGGAAAAATTTAAGGGTATGAGTCTTGAATACACCACAATGCGCCCTGATATCAAGTCGATGATGGAGGAACACGATGCTGCCCTGCTCATTGGAGATGAAGCAATTCTCGCTCGTCAGCAGGATCTGGGATATTATGTGTACGATTTAGGACAGCTGTGGTATGAGCATACAGGATACCCAATGACGTTTGCTGTATGGGCCATTCGCAGAGAAGCTGTTGAAACACATGGTAAATTGTTGCATCAGCTTCATGAGGAATTTGTTCGTAGCAAAAACAAGAGTCATGCCGATTGTAGTGAAATCGTTCAGTATGCTCACCAGCATTTTGGTGGCGATGTATCTTTCTGGGAAGGGTATTTTACTGGACTCATTCATGATTTTACGCAGGAACAAATTATGGGATTGGAACATTACTATGCTTGCACGGCTGATCTTGGTCTATTGCCCAAGCCGGTGAAAGTAGCATTTTGGGCAACGGACAACATTACTACTATGTCAACGAGTTAG